The Lactuca sativa cultivar Salinas chromosome 2, Lsat_Salinas_v11, whole genome shotgun sequence genome includes a window with the following:
- the LOC111881737 gene encoding eukaryotic translation initiation factor, whose protein sequence is MATDGAAVDVGGEVAEQPHRLDKKWTFWFDNQSKPKQGAGWGNNLRNGYTFDTVEEFWCLYDQVFKPSKLPGNADFHLFKAGIEPKWEDPECANGGKWTVTSSRKANLETMWFETLMALIGEQFDEADEICGVVASVRQRQDKLSLWTKNAANEAAQMSIGRKWKEIIDVTDKITYNFHDDSKTRTSKGRYSV, encoded by the exons ATGGCGACTGACGGCGCGGCGGTAGATGTTGGCGGAGAAGTGGCGGAGCAACCCCATAGGCTAGACAAGAAGTGGACATTCTGGTTCGATAATCAATCTAAACCTAAACAAGGCGCCGGTTGGGGGAATAATCTTCGCAACGGCTACACTTTCGACACCGTCGAAGAGTTTTGGTG TCTGTATGACCAGGTATTCAAACCTAGCAAGCTTCCAGGAAATGCTGATTTCCATTTGTTCAAAGCTGGGATTGAGCCTAAATGGGAAGATCCAGAGTGTGCAAATGGAGGGAAGTGGACAGTTACTAGTAGCAGAAAGGCTAACCTTGAAACTATGTGGTTTGAAACT TTGATGGCCTTAATAGGTGAGCAATTTGATGAGGCTGATGAAATATGTGGTGTGGTTGCTAGTGTGCGTCAAAGGCAGGATAAACTTTCTTTATGGACTAAAAATGCTGCTAATGAGGCTGCTCAG ATGAGTATTGGAAGAAAGTGGAAGGAAATTATAGATGTGACTGACAAGATCACCTACAACTTCCAT GATGATTCCAAGACAAGAACATCAAAAGGTCGTTACAGTGTGTAA